A section of the Pseudomonas sp. Q1-7 genome encodes:
- the zwf gene encoding glucose-6-phosphate dehydrogenase, producing the protein MLVFGGTGDLALHKLLPALYHLHREGRLHPRMRILALARNALDRDGYRALAERRCRAQVARADFTTEAWRDFSERLDYFAMDASQSADFVRLARHLGPDPDCGRVYYLATAPDLFEDIAAHLAIARLATPRSRIVLEKPIGHSLDSARAINAAIGKVFDESQVFRIDHYLGKETVQNLMALRFANGLFEPIWRAGHIDHVQISVCETLGVENRGAYYDRSGAMRDMVQNHLLQLLCLVAMEAPVRFDAEAVRNEKVKILEALKPVSGQDVRDKTVRGQYSAGKIGGQEVPAYYFEKNVDNDSDTETFVALQAEIDNWRWAGVPFYLRTGKRLARKYSEIVIQFKPVPHRLFADGEANRLLIRLQPEERISLQLMAKTPGKGMNLEAVELDLNLAKAFSHQRRWDAYERLLLDVIEGDSTLFMRRDEVEAAWRWVDPILEGWHEYYQSPRPYPAGSTGPEQAHSLLELHGRAWHD; encoded by the coding sequence ATGCTTGTCTTCGGCGGCACCGGCGATCTCGCCCTGCACAAGCTGCTGCCGGCCCTCTACCATCTGCACCGCGAAGGGCGCCTGCATCCGCGGATGCGCATCCTCGCCCTGGCCCGCAACGCCCTCGATCGCGACGGCTACCGGGCCCTGGCCGAGCGCCGCTGCCGGGCCCAGGTGGCCCGTGCCGACTTCACCACCGAGGCCTGGCGCGACTTTTCCGAGCGCCTCGACTACTTCGCCATGGACGCCTCCCAGAGCGCCGACTTCGTCCGCCTGGCCCGTCATCTCGGCCCCGACCCCGACTGCGGACGGGTCTACTACCTGGCCACCGCGCCCGACCTGTTCGAAGACATCGCCGCGCACCTGGCCATCGCCCGCCTGGCCACCCCGCGGTCGCGCATCGTGCTGGAAAAGCCCATCGGTCATTCGCTGGACTCGGCGCGCGCGATCAACGCCGCCATTGGCAAGGTGTTCGACGAATCCCAGGTGTTCCGCATCGACCACTACCTGGGCAAGGAAACCGTGCAGAACCTCATGGCCCTGCGCTTCGCCAACGGCCTGTTCGAGCCGATCTGGCGCGCCGGGCACATCGACCACGTGCAGATCAGCGTCTGCGAGACCCTCGGGGTGGAGAACCGTGGCGCCTACTACGACCGTTCCGGGGCCATGCGCGACATGGTGCAGAACCACCTGCTGCAGCTGCTCTGCCTGGTCGCCATGGAGGCGCCGGTTCGCTTCGACGCCGAGGCGGTGCGCAACGAGAAGGTGAAGATACTCGAAGCGCTCAAGCCCGTTTCCGGGCAGGACGTCCGCGACAAGACCGTGCGCGGCCAGTACAGCGCCGGCAAGATCGGCGGCCAGGAAGTGCCGGCCTACTACTTCGAGAAGAACGTCGACAACGACAGCGACACCGAAACCTTCGTCGCCCTGCAGGCGGAGATCGACAACTGGCGCTGGGCCGGCGTGCCCTTCTACCTGCGCACCGGCAAGCGCCTGGCGCGCAAGTACTCGGAGATCGTCATCCAGTTCAAGCCGGTGCCCCACCGCCTGTTCGCCGATGGCGAGGCCAACCGCCTGCTGATCCGCCTGCAGCCGGAGGAGCGCATCAGCCTGCAGCTGATGGCCAAGACACCGGGCAAGGGCATGAACCTGGAAGCCGTTGAGCTGGACCTCAACCTGGCGAAGGCCTTCAGCCACCAGCGTCGCTGGGACGCCTACGAGCGCCTGCTGCTGGATGTGATCGAAGGCGATTCCACCCTGTTCATGCGCCGCGACGAGGTGGAAGCCGCCTGGCGCTGGGTCGACCCGATCCTCGAAGGCTGGCACGAGTACTACCAGAGCCCGCGCCCCTACCCCGCCGGCTCCACCGGCCCGGAGCAGGCCCACAGCCTGCTGGAGCTGCACGGTCGCGCCTGGCACGACTGA